Proteins encoded together in one Aeromonas encheleia window:
- a CDS encoding Maf family protein — protein MRTPLILSSTSRYRKALLEKLGLPFQCASPAVDETPLPGESAEVLVARLAHAKASAIASQHKQGLIIGSDQVCVCDGRILGKPGTVEKAVAQLMAAQGRSVTFYTGLCVLDAASGQVEQLVEPFTVHFRSLDEAAVRRYVEAELPLDCAGSFKCEGLGIVLFRGLEGRDPNALIGLPLIGLIELLGLHGLALP, from the coding sequence ATGCGCACTCCCCTGATCCTCTCCTCCACTTCCCGCTATCGCAAGGCACTGCTGGAAAAACTCGGCCTGCCGTTTCAATGCGCCTCCCCCGCCGTCGATGAAACCCCTCTGCCCGGGGAGTCGGCCGAGGTGCTGGTCGCCCGGCTGGCTCATGCCAAGGCGAGCGCCATTGCCAGCCAGCATAAGCAGGGGCTGATCATCGGCTCGGATCAGGTGTGCGTGTGTGACGGCCGCATTCTCGGCAAGCCGGGCACGGTGGAGAAGGCGGTGGCGCAGCTGATGGCGGCACAGGGCAGGAGCGTCACCTTCTATACCGGCTTGTGCGTGCTGGATGCCGCAAGCGGTCAGGTTGAGCAGCTGGTCGAACCCTTCACCGTGCACTTTCGCTCCCTCGATGAGGCTGCGGTCCGCCGTTATGTGGAGGCTGAGCTGCCGCTCGATTGCGCCGGCAGCTTCAAGTGCGAGGGGCTGGGCATAGTGTTGTTCAGGGGGCTGGAGGGGCGGGATCCCAATGCGCTGATCGGCCTCCCCCTCATCGGCCTGATCGAGCTGCTGGGTCTGCATGGTCTGGCCCTGCCCTAA
- a CDS encoding START domain-containing protein: protein MTRYGVLALMLISLASWGQGWQRQQSEAGVMLWTQPRPPSPFLALRLEMRVMADPAALLAVLRDTARHREWLPQSREVRLLARSGPDDDLVYTRLESPWPVQDRELITRSHLSRRADCGLELKVWAEPDALAARPGLVRIRASAGRWEALPQQDGSTLIRLETYTNPGDNLPGWLVNPMAVKAALASFQAIRRLMEAQPRSKSQKKLLGGSKHCPATP, encoded by the coding sequence ATGACTAGATACGGAGTACTGGCCCTGATGCTGATCTCCCTGGCGAGCTGGGGGCAGGGGTGGCAACGCCAGCAGAGTGAGGCGGGGGTGATGCTCTGGACCCAGCCCCGTCCCCCGTCCCCCTTCCTGGCCCTGCGCCTGGAGATGAGAGTCATGGCGGATCCCGCTGCGCTGCTGGCCGTGCTGCGGGACACCGCGCGTCATCGGGAGTGGTTGCCCCAGAGTCGCGAGGTACGGCTGCTGGCAAGGTCCGGCCCCGATGACGATCTGGTCTATACCCGACTGGAATCCCCCTGGCCAGTACAGGACAGAGAGCTTATCACCCGTTCTCATCTGAGCAGACGGGCCGACTGCGGGCTGGAACTCAAGGTGTGGGCCGAGCCGGATGCCTTGGCTGCGCGTCCTGGTCTGGTGCGGATCCGGGCCAGTGCCGGGCGGTGGGAAGCGTTGCCACAACAGGATGGCTCTACCCTGATCAGGCTGGAGACCTATACCAACCCAGGCGACAACCTGCCGGGCTGGCTGGTCAATCCGATGGCTGTCAAGGCGGCGCTAGCCAGCTTTCAGGCCATCCGGCGATTAATGGAGGCGCAACCCCGATCAAAGTCTCAAAAGAAGCTGCTGGGTGGCAGTAAACATTGTCCTGCCACTCCCTGA
- the yceD gene encoding 23S rRNA accumulation protein YceD — translation MQKVKLPVKVDPVRNALKLLDYVGIVEKSQMPRLEASTEGLRSDVDVTVQFGKDIQHLTVMKGTAHAKVNLVCQRCGEAFEHLCEADFIYTPLFEKTNEEELPEAYEPIELDENGEIDLHQILEDELILSLPQVAMHPMDVCPRGNMEMTWGDIEPADERPNPFAVLEELKRK, via the coding sequence ATGCAAAAGGTGAAGTTGCCCGTTAAGGTTGATCCAGTCCGTAATGCCTTGAAGCTACTCGACTATGTCGGGATAGTGGAAAAGTCGCAGATGCCCAGATTGGAAGCGTCAACCGAAGGCTTGCGAAGTGATGTGGATGTCACTGTGCAATTTGGTAAAGATATCCAGCATTTGACCGTTATGAAAGGCACTGCCCATGCCAAGGTCAATCTGGTTTGCCAACGTTGTGGAGAGGCATTCGAACACCTTTGTGAAGCTGATTTTATCTACACTCCGCTGTTTGAAAAAACAAACGAGGAAGAACTGCCGGAAGCTTATGAGCCCATTGAGTTGGATGAAAACGGCGAGATAGATCTTCATCAAATCCTGGAGGATGAACTCATCCTCTCGTTGCCTCAGGTAGCAATGCATCCAATGGATGTTTGCCCGCGAGGGAACATGGAGATGACTTGGGGTGATATCGAACCTGCTGATGAGCGGCCGAATCCCTTTGCAGTTCTTGAAGAGCTCAAACGTAAGTGA
- the rpmF gene encoding 50S ribosomal protein L32: MAVQQNRKTRAKRGMRRSHDALTAAALTVDQTSGEIHRRHHVTADGFYRGKKVIA, encoded by the coding sequence ATGGCCGTACAACAGAACCGTAAAACCCGCGCCAAGCGTGGCATGCGTCGTTCCCACGATGCACTGACCGCAGCAGCACTGACTGTTGATCAGACCAGTGGTGAAATCCATCGTCGTCACCACGTGACTGCCGATGGTTTCTACCGCGGTAAAAAGGTAATCGCTTAA
- the plsX gene encoding phosphate acyltransferase PlsX, producing MSTQTVALDIMGGDIGPSETVPAAVQALSLLPQLKLILVGDQHQTASLLQQHGLLTHPRVRIVHASQVVSMGEKPIVALRTLKDSSMRVVLDLVKAGEADACVSAGNTGALMAMAKCVLKSLPGVDRPALIKALPTLGGKRTVMLDLGANVSCDADTLLQFAVMGSVVAERVEGIASPRVALLNVGEEEIKGNDLVRHSAELLRQCSALNFVGFIEGDRIFSGECDVIVCDGFVGNVALKTAEGVVRMMAQLAGYPRKKRSFLGRIAGFMFKRRFSYLNPDQYNGASLLGLRGIVVKSHGRAERRALCNAILLAAQEAKHQLPLQIADRLESVFSDRDL from the coding sequence TTGTCTACGCAAACTGTCGCGCTAGACATAATGGGGGGAGATATTGGCCCCTCGGAAACAGTGCCTGCCGCCGTGCAGGCACTGTCTCTTCTGCCTCAGCTCAAACTTATTCTGGTCGGTGACCAACACCAGACCGCCTCCCTGTTACAGCAACATGGCTTGCTGACTCATCCCCGCGTTCGTATCGTGCATGCTTCACAGGTGGTGAGCATGGGCGAAAAACCGATCGTGGCGCTGCGTACCCTGAAAGACTCCTCCATGCGTGTGGTCCTGGATCTGGTCAAGGCCGGTGAGGCCGATGCCTGCGTCAGCGCCGGCAATACCGGCGCCCTGATGGCCATGGCCAAGTGTGTGCTCAAATCCCTGCCCGGTGTCGATCGGCCTGCGCTGATCAAGGCGCTGCCAACCCTGGGTGGCAAACGCACCGTGATGCTGGATCTGGGGGCGAACGTGAGCTGCGATGCCGACACCTTGCTGCAATTTGCGGTGATGGGGTCTGTGGTGGCGGAGCGGGTCGAGGGGATCGCCTCACCCCGGGTGGCGCTGCTCAACGTGGGGGAGGAGGAGATCAAAGGCAACGATCTGGTGCGCCACAGCGCCGAGCTGCTACGGCAGTGCAGCGCGCTCAATTTTGTCGGTTTCATCGAGGGAGACAGGATCTTCAGCGGTGAATGTGACGTCATCGTCTGCGATGGCTTCGTCGGCAACGTGGCGCTCAAGACGGCCGAGGGGGTGGTGCGAATGATGGCCCAACTGGCCGGATATCCCCGCAAGAAACGCAGTTTTCTTGGCCGGATCGCCGGATTTATGTTCAAACGGCGTTTTTCTTACCTGAACCCCGACCAGTATAATGGCGCAAGTCTGTTAGGATTGCGCGGCATTGTGGTAAAAAGCCATGGGCGGGCCGAACGGCGCGCTCTGTGTAATGCGATCCTGCTGGCCGCACAAGAGGCCAAGCATCAGCTTCCATTGCAAATAGCAGATCGCCTTGAATCTGTCTTTTCCGACAGGGACCTATAA
- a CDS encoding beta-ketoacyl-ACP synthase III, which yields MHSKILGTGSYLPSSVRTNADLEQMVETSDEWIVERTGIRERRIAGADETVATLSHQAALRALDAAGLTAADLDMIVLATTSAENAFPAAACELQGLLGVPGIPAFDVAAACAGFTYALAIADQFVKSGAARHVLVVGADVLSRMCDPKDRGTIILFGDGAGAVIVSASETPGILSTHLHADGRYGDLLKLPQPRRGMPGAELEAYMYMKGNDVFKVAVTRLSEIVTETLAAAGIDPSELDWLVPHQANFRIINATARKLGMGLDKVILTLDRHGNTSAASVPIAFDEGVRDGRIKPGQLVLLEAFGGGFAWGSALVRL from the coding sequence ATGCATAGCAAAATTCTGGGTACTGGCAGTTACCTGCCGAGCTCGGTGCGTACCAACGCCGATCTTGAACAGATGGTTGAGACCAGTGACGAATGGATCGTGGAACGTACCGGGATCCGTGAACGCCGCATCGCAGGGGCCGACGAGACCGTCGCCACCTTGTCTCATCAGGCTGCCTTGCGGGCACTGGACGCGGCGGGCCTGACGGCGGCCGATCTGGACATGATAGTACTGGCCACCACCAGTGCCGAAAATGCCTTCCCTGCCGCCGCCTGTGAACTGCAGGGGCTGCTCGGGGTGCCGGGGATCCCGGCCTTTGACGTGGCCGCCGCCTGCGCCGGTTTCACTTACGCCCTCGCCATCGCCGATCAGTTCGTCAAGTCCGGCGCGGCCCGCCATGTGCTGGTCGTGGGGGCCGATGTGCTCTCCCGTATGTGCGATCCGAAAGATCGCGGCACCATCATCCTGTTCGGGGATGGGGCAGGGGCCGTGATCGTGAGCGCCAGCGAGACGCCGGGGATCCTGTCGACCCACTTGCACGCCGACGGCCGTTATGGCGATCTGCTGAAGCTGCCGCAGCCCCGTCGCGGCATGCCGGGCGCTGAACTCGAAGCCTACATGTATATGAAGGGCAACGACGTGTTCAAGGTGGCGGTTACCCGTCTGAGCGAGATCGTGACCGAGACCCTGGCCGCTGCCGGCATCGATCCGAGCGAGCTCGACTGGCTGGTGCCACATCAGGCCAATTTCCGCATCATCAACGCCACCGCCAGAAAGCTTGGCATGGGGTTGGACAAGGTGATCCTGACCCTGGATCGCCATGGCAACACCTCCGCCGCCTCCGTACCCATCGCCTTCGATGAAGGGGTACGGGATGGCCGTATCAAACCGGGTCAGCTGGTGCTGCTGGAAGCCTTCGGCGGTGGTTTTGCCTGGGGTTCGGCGCTGGTGCGTCTCTGA